One window of Agromyces rhizosphaerae genomic DNA carries:
- a CDS encoding Dabb family protein, producing the protein MILHIASFRWNDTVTDDDVTGLTTALEEMAAGIPEIRSYAAGPNLHLRPGGADYGVAAIVDDAAGLDAYLDHPAHLAVYEAFLGRMIGERSAVQLPIDEGAFR; encoded by the coding sequence ATGATCCTCCACATCGCATCCTTCCGCTGGAACGACACCGTCACCGACGACGACGTCACCGGCCTGACCACGGCGCTCGAGGAGATGGCCGCGGGCATCCCCGAGATCCGCTCGTACGCGGCCGGCCCGAACCTCCATCTCCGCCCCGGCGGGGCGGACTACGGCGTCGCCGCGATCGTCGACGACGCGGCGGGGCTCGACGCCTACCTCGACCACCCGGCGCACCTCGCGGTCTACGAGGCGTTCCTCGGCCGCATGATCGGCGAGCGCTCGGCGGTGCAGCTGCCGATCGACGAGGGCGCATTCCGATGA
- a CDS encoding ketopantoate reductase family protein, which translates to MADARIAVLGAGANGASVGADLTEAGLDVVLIEQWPAHVEAMRADGLRIRSPQGELHVRPRTLHLCEVAELRQPFDVVLMLMKAYDSRWAAQLIAPHLADDGLLVGVQNGMTAGVVEDVVGPARTVGTVIECSATMDEPGIVHRHTGVDASWFAVGALPGGPAERVAEVAGLLRHSGTVAEVDDILSAKWMKLVSNATLLVTSAILGLPMADALRVPGFREVMVAAGNEALAVGLAIGHRALPIFGLTESEIADRDRIVDTMTDKLFAGFVVPGATTTVLQDWTKGRHSEVDDLNGHVVARGAAAGVATPVNAVVVELAHRIERGELAPDRGLLGTMLGAVP; encoded by the coding sequence ATGGCCGATGCGCGGATCGCCGTGCTGGGGGCAGGCGCGAACGGGGCATCCGTGGGCGCCGACCTGACGGAGGCCGGTCTCGATGTCGTGCTGATCGAGCAGTGGCCCGCCCATGTCGAGGCGATGCGCGCCGACGGGCTGCGGATCCGCTCCCCGCAGGGCGAGCTGCACGTGCGGCCGAGGACCCTGCACCTCTGCGAGGTCGCCGAACTCCGCCAGCCGTTCGACGTCGTGCTGATGCTCATGAAGGCCTACGACTCGCGCTGGGCCGCGCAGCTCATCGCACCGCACCTGGCCGACGACGGCCTCCTGGTCGGGGTGCAGAACGGCATGACGGCCGGAGTCGTGGAGGACGTGGTGGGCCCGGCGCGCACCGTGGGCACGGTCATCGAGTGCTCCGCCACGATGGACGAGCCGGGCATCGTGCACCGGCACACCGGCGTGGACGCGTCGTGGTTCGCCGTCGGCGCGCTGCCCGGCGGGCCCGCGGAGCGCGTGGCCGAGGTCGCGGGCCTGCTGCGGCACTCGGGCACGGTCGCCGAGGTCGACGACATCCTGTCGGCGAAGTGGATGAAGCTCGTCAGCAACGCCACCCTGCTCGTCACGAGCGCGATCCTGGGGCTGCCCATGGCGGACGCGCTGCGCGTCCCCGGCTTCCGCGAGGTGATGGTCGCGGCCGGGAACGAGGCGCTCGCGGTCGGCCTCGCGATCGGCCACCGGGCGCTGCCCATCTTCGGGCTGACCGAATCGGAGATCGCCGACCGCGACCGGATCGTCGACACGATGACCGACAAGCTGTTCGCCGGCTTCGTGGTGCCCGGGGCGACGACGACCGTGCTCCAGGACTGGACGAAGGGCCGCCACTCCGAGGTCGACGACCTCAACGGGCACGTCGTCGCGCGCGGCGCGGCGGCGGGCGTGGCGACTCCGGTGAACGCCGTGGTGGTCGAGCTCGCGCACCGGATCGAGCGCGGAGAGCTCGCCCCGGACCGCGGACTGCTCGGCACCATGCTCGGCGCCGTGCCGTGA
- a CDS encoding DMT family transporter, producing the protein MNNGAAAATAAALAAGVGVSLQTSINGHASVAVDSPVVATAVNHGSALALALLVALATGAFPRAARTIRARRAQVRWWWFLGGLMGFVAVLAIITVTPAMGVVAVGVAVTLGQLAGSVAADSFGIGPGGRRPMGALRSAGIAVAVLAVIVGSIGRFEGASALAVPVVVVAGAIIAIQQAANGWIVVVTGEPAVMSVINFAVSGFFVGSALLVALATQPIDLAALPPWAPLGGAIGAVIGVVSAVAVRIIGVLSLMLCIAAGQAMGSIALDLVVPVDRVGLTAGAVVGAVLAVAAVALAGLGAVRGRARPRASGDAGAVPQPTTNEP; encoded by the coding sequence GTGAACAACGGCGCCGCGGCGGCGACCGCAGCGGCGCTGGCCGCCGGCGTGGGCGTCTCCCTGCAGACGTCGATCAACGGGCACGCGAGCGTGGCCGTCGACTCGCCGGTCGTGGCGACCGCGGTGAACCACGGCAGCGCGCTCGCGCTCGCCCTGCTCGTCGCGCTCGCGACCGGGGCGTTCCCCCGCGCCGCGCGGACGATCCGCGCCCGGCGCGCGCAGGTCCGCTGGTGGTGGTTCCTCGGCGGCCTGATGGGATTCGTCGCGGTGCTCGCGATAATCACCGTGACGCCCGCGATGGGCGTGGTCGCCGTCGGCGTGGCGGTCACCCTCGGGCAGCTCGCCGGCTCGGTCGCGGCCGACTCGTTCGGCATCGGCCCGGGCGGGCGCAGGCCGATGGGCGCGCTGCGCTCCGCGGGCATCGCCGTGGCCGTGCTCGCGGTCATCGTCGGCTCGATCGGCCGGTTCGAGGGCGCGAGCGCGCTCGCGGTGCCGGTCGTGGTCGTCGCCGGCGCGATCATCGCGATCCAGCAGGCCGCGAACGGCTGGATCGTGGTCGTCACGGGCGAGCCCGCGGTCATGTCGGTGATCAACTTCGCGGTCTCGGGGTTCTTCGTGGGCTCCGCGCTGCTCGTCGCGCTGGCCACGCAGCCGATCGACCTCGCGGCGCTGCCGCCGTGGGCGCCCCTCGGCGGGGCGATCGGCGCGGTGATCGGCGTCGTGTCGGCCGTCGCGGTGCGCATCATCGGCGTGCTGAGCCTGATGCTCTGCATCGCGGCCGGGCAGGCGATGGGCTCCATCGCGCTCGACCTGGTCGTGCCGGTCGACCGCGTCGGGCTCACCGCCGGGGCCGTCGTCGGCGCGGTCCTGGCCGTGGCCGCCGTGGCGCTCGCCGGGCTCGGCGCCGTGCGCGGGCGGGCGCGACCGCGCGCGAGCGGCGACGCCGGCGCGGTGCCGCAGCCGACGACGAACGAGCCCTGA
- a CDS encoding zinc-binding dehydrogenase, producing MPTTVQAAVAHAGEREFRVEELELRDPGPGEVVVEIDATAFCYSDWIALRGDTGLPGDAYPVVLGHSAVGTVVERGAGARHRVGRRVLITATPECGRCFWCRAGRVDQCAQLFVPPPVIGTLGDGRAVRAPGASATYAERTVIRDIQVFPVDSGLPDPWLAMFGCGVISGMGAVVNVAEVRPGASVLVVGCGQVGLWMIQAARAAGAEVIVAVERLAHRRALAARLGATHVLDPAACDVEEAVRDATGGRGADHGLDAGGSVDSVRTAFAATRLGGVVTLTSYVTRDTTVEFPLFDLALRGRDVRSSQSGRLDMRRDMRRFLPMLEHGVVDAEAMLGRIRPLSAMAETLEAARSRAEPTPVIAG from the coding sequence ATGCCGACGACGGTGCAGGCAGCGGTGGCGCACGCGGGGGAGCGCGAGTTCCGCGTCGAGGAGCTGGAGCTGCGTGACCCCGGGCCGGGGGAGGTCGTGGTCGAGATCGACGCGACCGCCTTCTGCTACAGCGACTGGATCGCCCTGCGGGGCGACACCGGCCTGCCCGGCGACGCGTACCCGGTGGTGCTCGGCCACTCGGCGGTCGGCACCGTCGTCGAGCGCGGCGCCGGTGCGCGGCACCGGGTCGGCCGGCGCGTGCTCATCACGGCGACGCCGGAGTGCGGGCGCTGCTTCTGGTGCCGGGCGGGCCGGGTCGACCAGTGCGCGCAGCTCTTCGTGCCCCCGCCCGTGATCGGCACGCTCGGCGACGGGCGCGCGGTGCGCGCGCCGGGTGCCTCCGCCACCTACGCCGAGCGCACCGTCATCCGCGACATCCAGGTCTTCCCCGTCGACAGCGGGCTCCCCGACCCGTGGCTGGCGATGTTCGGCTGCGGGGTGATCTCCGGCATGGGCGCGGTCGTCAACGTCGCGGAGGTCCGCCCCGGTGCATCCGTGCTCGTCGTCGGCTGCGGGCAGGTGGGCCTCTGGATGATCCAGGCCGCGCGTGCGGCGGGTGCGGAGGTCATCGTCGCCGTCGAGCGCCTCGCGCATCGGCGGGCGCTCGCCGCACGGCTCGGCGCCACGCACGTGCTCGACCCGGCCGCCTGCGACGTCGAGGAGGCGGTGCGGGATGCCACGGGCGGACGCGGCGCCGACCACGGCCTCGACGCGGGCGGGTCGGTCGACTCCGTCCGCACCGCGTTCGCGGCCACCCGGCTCGGCGGCGTCGTCACGCTCACGAGCTACGTGACGCGCGACACGACGGTCGAGTTCCCGCTGTTCGACCTCGCGCTGCGCGGGCGCGACGTGCGCAGCTCGCAGAGCGGGCGCCTCGACATGCGGCGCGACATGCGGCGGTTCCTGCCGATGCTCGAGCACGGCGTCGTCGACGCCGAGGCGATGCTGGGCCGCATCCGCCCGCTGTCGGCCATGGCCGAGACGCTCGAGGCGGCACGCAGCCGCGCGGAGCCCACGCCGGTCATCGCCGGTTGA